One window of Gloeothece citriformis PCC 7424 genomic DNA carries:
- a CDS encoding response regulator transcription factor yields MVVDDDAAVRNLISRFFGYNNYDTQTAPDARTARELFQRFQPDLVILDVNLPDESGFKLCQEIRKTGVLVLMLTCMTDTNYVLEGFEKGADDYLTKPFDLEILKAKVGALFKRRLADKPYHDSSFNNRIIFDKLVIDVEKCQVTVNNNLVLLTTLEYDLLYFLATHPNRVWDRSELLSSVWSDENEEDKAERKVDVHIGQIRKKIGDMDGKLIKTVRGKGYMFEPPVPISL; encoded by the coding sequence ATGGTCGTGGATGATGATGCGGCAGTCCGAAATTTAATTTCTCGTTTTTTTGGGTATAACAATTATGACACGCAAACTGCCCCTGATGCGAGAACAGCCAGGGAATTGTTTCAAAGATTTCAACCAGATCTAGTCATTTTAGATGTAAATTTACCCGATGAAAGTGGTTTTAAGTTATGCCAAGAAATTCGTAAAACGGGCGTATTAGTGTTAATGTTGACTTGTATGACTGACACTAATTATGTTTTAGAAGGCTTTGAAAAAGGAGCAGATGATTATTTAACTAAACCTTTTGATTTAGAGATTCTCAAAGCTAAAGTAGGGGCATTATTTAAACGAAGATTAGCTGATAAACCCTATCATGATTCTTCTTTTAACAATCGGATTATTTTTGATAAGTTGGTTATTGATGTCGAGAAGTGTCAAGTCACGGTCAATAATAATCTAGTGCTTTTGACGACCTTGGAATACGATTTATTATATTTTTTAGCGACTCATCCCAATCGGGTTTGGGATCGCTCAGAATTGCTTTCATCCGTTTGGAGTGATGAAAATGAAGAGGATAAGGCTGAACGGAAAGTAGATGTCCATATTGGGCAGATTCGTAAAAAAATTGGCGATATGGACGGAAAATTAATTAAAACTGTGCGAGGCAAAGGCTATATGTTTGAACCCCCTGTCCCCATATCTCTCTAG
- a CDS encoding phosphatidate cytidylyltransferase, translating to MPWTRIVSAIIAIAFALGIIITGGWYFTFGVCLLVFLAQLEYFRLVRAKGIAPAAKTTLVVSQLLLITATVAPTLTDAVFPLAGALICFYLLFQPKLATIADISSSILGLFYGGYLPSYWVRLRVGFAQAVTPIDIAGIDIGGNNLPLMGYWPHSWTHLKLFPPALTVTFLAFGCIWAADIGAYVMGKWFGRTRLSEISPKKTVEGAIFGIMGSILVAEWGAWYLEWPYWEFTGLLLGLLIGIVSLLGDLTESMMKRDAGVKDSGELIPGHGGILDRTDSYVFTAPLVYYFVTLLLPLLSNFKH from the coding sequence ATGCCTTGGACTCGTATTGTTAGTGCTATTATTGCTATCGCCTTCGCCCTAGGGATAATTATCACCGGAGGCTGGTACTTTACCTTTGGTGTTTGTTTGTTAGTTTTTTTGGCACAATTAGAGTATTTTCGCTTAGTCCGGGCAAAAGGTATTGCACCGGCGGCTAAAACGACTTTAGTTGTTTCTCAGTTGCTTCTCATTACCGCTACAGTAGCTCCTACTCTAACAGATGCCGTTTTTCCCTTAGCCGGGGCGTTAATTTGCTTTTATTTACTCTTTCAGCCAAAATTGGCGACTATAGCCGATATTTCCTCCTCCATATTGGGCTTATTTTACGGAGGCTATCTCCCGAGTTATTGGGTTCGCTTACGAGTCGGGTTTGCTCAGGCCGTAACTCCCATAGATATTGCGGGGATAGATATCGGAGGGAATAATTTACCTTTGATGGGGTATTGGCCTCATTCTTGGACTCATTTAAAACTGTTTCCTCCCGCTTTAACGGTGACTTTCCTCGCTTTTGGGTGTATTTGGGCGGCGGATATCGGGGCCTATGTGATGGGGAAATGGTTCGGAAGGACTCGCCTATCAGAAATCAGCCCGAAAAAGACTGTCGAGGGGGCTATTTTTGGCATTATGGGCAGTATTTTGGTGGCAGAATGGGGGGCATGGTATTTGGAATGGCCTTACTGGGAGTTTACGGGTTTATTGTTAGGATTATTGATCGGGATTGTGAGTCTTTTAGGGGATCTCACTGAGTCGATGATGAAACGAGATGCAGGAGTAAAAGATTCAGGGGAGTTAATTCCCGGTCACGGAGGCATTTTAGATCGCACTGATAGTTATGTTTTTACTGCTCCTTTAGTCTATTATTTTGTGACTTTATTGTTACCTCTACTCAGTAATTTTAAACATTAA
- the lnt gene encoding apolipoprotein N-acyltransferase: MKKFLIVFVSGVLMGLTPAPVYAWFLAWGAIVPLWILLIYNPQKPKSNHLDFNKKNPVKENFLLGLMWGFGYHGLALSWITGVHPMTWMGVPWLASLAIALFCWVFIASWGAILVGIWSLGMTWINSKFKLTFVGLRVLIGVALWCALETLWSQGDLWWTSLSYTQSPHNLLILHLAQISGPLTITASIVAINGLIAEIIIYLLTHKPNSLKLTLKLLSIPIALLLTLHLIGFILYNRPLVNSNDSAIKVGIIQGNIPNEIKLYPLGWKKAIEGYTKGYNLLADEKVDIILTPETALPFFWKDIVNNSSFYQAILDKKVPAWLGAFGEQGKSYTNSLFTVTGEGKRFSRYNKVILVPLGEYIPFEEILGGIINRLSPLDAHLTRGKPNQIFDTPFGRAIVGICYESAFSEQFRRQATQGGEFIITSSNNAHYSPTMPAQHHAQDVMRAVETDRWAARATNTGYSGIVDPKGRTLWISGLNTYETHADTIYRQQTKTLYVRWGDWLTKGLILMAIASLMINNKITQ; encoded by the coding sequence ATGAAAAAATTTTTAATTGTCTTTGTGAGTGGGGTTTTAATGGGCTTGACTCCTGCTCCTGTTTATGCTTGGTTTCTCGCTTGGGGTGCGATTGTTCCTCTATGGATTTTATTAATTTATAATCCTCAAAAACCTAAATCTAATCATTTAGATTTTAACAAAAAAAATCCCGTTAAAGAAAACTTTTTATTAGGATTAATGTGGGGATTTGGGTATCATGGATTAGCTTTATCTTGGATTACAGGAGTTCATCCTATGACTTGGATGGGAGTTCCTTGGTTAGCGAGTCTTGCTATTGCTCTTTTTTGTTGGGTTTTTATTGCGTCTTGGGGAGCAATTTTAGTGGGGATTTGGTCATTAGGAATGACCTGGATTAATTCAAAATTTAAATTAACATTTGTGGGTCTAAGAGTTTTAATCGGCGTAGCGTTATGGTGTGCTTTGGAAACCTTATGGAGTCAAGGGGATTTATGGTGGACTTCTCTATCTTATACCCAAAGTCCTCATAATCTTTTGATTTTACATTTAGCTCAAATCTCCGGCCCTTTAACTATCACTGCCTCAATTGTCGCTATCAATGGCTTAATTGCTGAAATTATTATTTATCTACTGACTCATAAACCTAATTCATTAAAATTAACTTTAAAGTTGTTGAGTATCCCGATCGCTTTATTATTAACTTTACATTTAATTGGCTTTATTCTTTATAATCGACCCCTGGTAAACTCCAATGATAGCGCCATCAAAGTAGGCATTATCCAAGGCAATATTCCCAATGAAATTAAACTTTATCCTCTGGGATGGAAAAAAGCGATTGAGGGTTATACAAAAGGATACAATCTTTTAGCGGATGAAAAAGTTGATATTATTTTAACTCCTGAAACCGCGTTACCCTTTTTCTGGAAAGACATTGTTAATAATAGTTCTTTTTATCAAGCGATTTTAGATAAAAAAGTTCCGGCTTGGTTAGGGGCATTTGGTGAACAAGGAAAAAGTTATACTAATAGTTTATTTACCGTTACAGGAGAGGGAAAACGGTTTAGCCGCTACAATAAAGTTATTTTAGTTCCTTTAGGAGAATATATTCCCTTTGAAGAAATTTTAGGAGGAATAATTAATCGATTATCTCCTCTTGATGCCCATTTAACCAGAGGAAAACCGAACCAAATTTTTGATACCCCTTTTGGTCGTGCGATCGTAGGAATTTGTTATGAATCCGCTTTTTCTGAGCAATTTCGCCGACAAGCGACACAAGGAGGAGAATTTATCATTACCTCCTCTAATAATGCCCATTATAGCCCCACTATGCCCGCTCAACACCACGCTCAAGATGTCATGAGGGCAGTAGAAACCGATCGTTGGGCAGCGAGAGCCACCAATACCGGTTATTCTGGTATAGTCGATCCTAAAGGGAGAACCTTATGGATATCTGGCCTTAATACTTATGAAACCCATGCTGATACTATTTATCGACAGCAAACAAAAACCCTTTATGTCCGATGGGGAGATTGGTTAACCAAAGGTTTAATCCTAATGGCGATCGCTAGTTTAATGATTAATAATAAAATTACACAATAA
- a CDS encoding alpha/beta fold hydrolase: MNKHYITCVDSVGTHKMVYTQWGEEDNPNVLICVHGLTRNGRDFDFLARELAKDYCIICPDVVGRGESDYLTEPKDYNLMVYAKDILTLLHHLNLSKVDWLGTSMGGLIGMAIASQPESLIRRLILNDVGPFIPQGAMQRIGGYLLKEQPTFIDLNIAQEYMRSKYQPFGNLTDEQWQHLTQYSVKSLPEGGYTLNYDPQISFPYQNTPLESLKAQEFWQWWEGISCPILLLHGQESDLLLPDTISQMKEIHPDMTVVSFPDVGHAPALMNDEQIQIIKNWLAETKS; encoded by the coding sequence ATGAATAAACATTATATTACTTGTGTAGATTCAGTTGGCACTCACAAAATGGTTTATACCCAATGGGGAGAAGAAGATAATCCCAATGTTCTTATCTGTGTACATGGATTAACCCGAAATGGGAGAGATTTTGATTTTTTAGCGAGGGAATTAGCAAAAGATTACTGTATCATTTGTCCTGATGTTGTGGGAAGAGGAGAGAGTGATTACTTAACTGAGCCAAAAGATTATAATTTAATGGTTTATGCTAAAGATATTTTAACGTTATTACACCATTTAAATCTCTCTAAAGTGGATTGGTTGGGGACATCGATGGGAGGCTTAATTGGGATGGCAATAGCATCTCAACCTGAGTCCCTTATCCGTCGGTTAATTCTCAATGATGTAGGCCCGTTTATTCCTCAAGGTGCTATGCAACGAATAGGGGGATATCTATTGAAGGAACAACCCACTTTTATCGATTTAAATATTGCTCAGGAGTATATGCGTTCAAAATATCAACCGTTTGGCAATTTAACCGATGAACAATGGCAACATTTAACCCAATATAGTGTTAAATCTCTACCAGAGGGAGGATACACTTTAAATTATGATCCTCAAATTTCTTTTCCTTATCAAAATACTCCTCTAGAGTCTTTAAAAGCACAGGAATTTTGGCAGTGGTGGGAGGGAATTAGTTGTCCTATTTTATTATTACATGGTCAAGAGTCGGATTTATTATTACCCGATACTATTAGTCAAATGAAAGAAATTCACCCTGATATGACGGTGGTTAGTTTTCCTGATGTTGGTCATGCACCGGCTTTGATGAATGATGAACAAATACAGATTATAAAAAATTGGTTAGCGGAAACAAAATCCTAA
- a CDS encoding aminotransferase class I/II-fold pyridoxal phosphate-dependent enzyme, producing MKSLDSFFKSQSQTPIIETLASLINKPDAAFYTPGHKRGQGSGQNLVNLLGSSVFRADLPELPELDHLFAPEGVIHKAQSLAAEAFGSAQTWFLVNGSTCGIMAAILATCQKGDKIILPRNIHQSAIAGLIVSGAVPIFVNPAYNPIDDLTYSITPEGLETALQENPDTKAVMIVYPTYQGICGDLEALISLTHRHNIPFLVDEAHGGHFAFHSLLPPSALSLGADLTIQSTHKVLGSFTQSSMLHLQGDLVNPQRITKALQLLQSSSPSYLLLASLDGARQQMALEGHQILTKTLQLAEIAREQLSQISGLSVLTLDNPRPEFRWLDITRLTVNVAQLGLTGYEVDEMLRQQMGVTAELPLLKHLTFIITFGNTQEDITKLVQGFAAIASSSSFNPLRVSVPFPLSDTPMGISPRDAFFRPTETLDIDQSVGYISAELVCPYPPGIPVLMPGEKITPQAVAYLQQVLSLGAMITGCSDPTLKTLNVVRF from the coding sequence ATGAAATCTCTAGATTCTTTTTTTAAGTCCCAATCTCAAACCCCAATTATAGAAACTTTGGCTAGTTTAATAAATAAACCTGATGCTGCTTTTTATACTCCAGGACATAAAAGAGGTCAAGGAAGTGGACAAAATTTAGTTAATTTATTAGGAAGCTCAGTTTTTCGAGCCGATTTGCCAGAATTACCCGAACTTGATCATTTATTTGCCCCAGAAGGAGTCATTCACAAAGCCCAATCTTTGGCCGCCGAAGCGTTCGGATCAGCACAAACTTGGTTTTTAGTCAATGGGTCAACTTGCGGGATAATGGCAGCCATTTTGGCAACCTGTCAAAAGGGGGATAAAATAATTTTACCTCGTAACATTCATCAATCGGCGATTGCTGGCTTAATCGTCTCAGGTGCAGTTCCTATCTTTGTTAATCCAGCATACAACCCCATCGATGATCTCACCTACAGTATTACTCCCGAAGGCTTAGAAACCGCTTTACAGGAAAATCCTGATACTAAGGCTGTAATGATAGTATATCCCACTTATCAGGGGATTTGTGGCGACCTAGAAGCCCTGATTTCTCTTACCCATCGCCATAATATTCCTTTTTTAGTCGATGAAGCTCACGGAGGACATTTTGCGTTTCATTCCCTTTTACCTCCTAGCGCTCTTTCTTTAGGGGCTGATCTGACGATTCAGTCGACTCATAAAGTCTTAGGCTCTTTTACTCAGTCTTCTATGTTACATCTCCAAGGCGATCTCGTGAATCCCCAGAGAATTACTAAAGCGTTACAATTGCTACAATCTTCTAGTCCTAGTTATTTACTCTTAGCCTCTCTCGACGGTGCGAGGCAACAAATGGCCTTAGAAGGTCATCAAATCCTGACAAAAACCTTACAATTAGCAGAGATCGCTAGAGAACAACTCAGTCAAATTTCAGGACTATCCGTTTTAACCCTAGATAACCCTCGCCCCGAATTTAGATGGTTGGATATTACTAGATTAACGGTTAATGTCGCTCAATTGGGGTTAACCGGTTATGAAGTCGATGAAATGTTACGTCAACAGATGGGAGTCACAGCAGAATTACCGCTACTGAAGCATTTAACCTTTATTATTACTTTTGGTAACACTCAAGAGGATATAACCAAATTAGTCCAAGGGTTTGCGGCGATCGCCTCTTCATCCTCTTTTAATCCTCTGAGAGTTTCTGTGCCTTTTCCCCTGTCTGATACCCCGATGGGGATTTCTCCTCGTGACGCTTTTTTTAGGCCCACAGAAACCTTAGACATCGATCAAAGTGTTGGTTATATTAGTGCTGAATTAGTCTGTCCTTATCCCCCCGGCATACCCGTATTAATGCCCGGTGAAAAAATTACCCCCCAAGCAGTTGCTTATTTACAACAAGTTTTATCTTTAGGAGCTATGATTACTGGATGTAGTGATCCAACCCTGAAAACTTTAAATGTCGTTCGATTTTAA